Proteins from a genomic interval of Borrelia puertoricensis:
- a CDS encoding single-stranded DNA-binding protein produces MSGRLTRNCEVIYTSNSFPILKFTLANNRGVKKNNCVTRQAQFFDCVIFGARAESLAALLKRGVQVVLSGALSYSSWNDKRTGEGKSKYSILVNDICVLNSSIKTQDINENKLEDEFYEDIPF; encoded by the coding sequence ATGTCTGGTCGTTTAACAAGAAACTGTGAGGTTATTTATACTAGTAATAGTTTTCCTATATTAAAATTTACACTAGCTAATAATAGAGGTGTAAAGAAGAATAACTGTGTTACAAGACAGGCTCAATTTTTTGACTGTGTGATTTTTGGAGCTAGAGCTGAGAGTCTTGCTGCTTTACTTAAACGAGGGGTTCAAGTTGTACTTAGTGGAGCCCTATCTTATTCAAGTTGGAATGATAAGCGTACAGGTGAGGGTAAGAGTAAATACAGTATTTTGGTAAATGATATTTGCGTTTTAAACTCATCAATTAAAACACAAGATATTAATGAGAATAAGCTTGAAGATGAGTTTTATGAAGATATTCCTTTTTAA
- a CDS encoding tyrosine-type recombinase/integrase, whose product MIVNDLLKEKIKNLIKENELLREELLLITNPSKKQITTKPKTRFYLNDKTIRLVKRSIERLKSLDPISGWFVHLLSVTGCRGVEVQNIKLDQISKEKGSNNELLYSLRVNVAKKRRGVCIREVVINKDEFDAIMRAHKTYFEKKGMDARRTYLFQKSKIRFRDNKINIKKITEKFKELLIKGGFKERKSLHLCRNIFIATLKSRGYNAFQIKELMKYSSTSEIDNVYGLSSASKIQAYKDIKTSLK is encoded by the coding sequence ATGATAGTGAATGATTTACTTAAAGAAAAAATAAAAAATTTAATTAAAGAAAATGAACTCTTAAGAGAAGAACTGTTGTTAATTACCAATCCTTCTAAAAAGCAAATTACTACTAAACCCAAAACTAGATTTTATCTTAATGACAAGACAATTAGACTCGTAAAACGCTCTATAGAGAGACTTAAAAGTCTAGACCCCATTTCAGGATGGTTTGTACACTTACTCTCAGTTACTGGTTGTAGGGGTGTTGAGGTACAAAATATAAAACTTGACCAGATATCAAAAGAAAAAGGTAGTAATAATGAACTACTCTATAGCCTGCGTGTTAATGTTGCAAAAAAGAGAAGAGGTGTTTGCATAAGAGAAGTTGTAATTAATAAAGATGAATTTGACGCTATTATGAGGGCCCATAAAACTTATTTCGAAAAAAAAGGTATGGATGCAAGACGTACATATCTATTTCAAAAAAGTAAGATTAGATTTCGTGATAATAAAATTAATATAAAAAAGATTACCGAAAAATTTAAAGAATTACTCATTAAGGGAGGATTTAAAGAAAGAAAATCTCTTCATTTATGTAGAAATATATTCATAGCTACTCTAAAATCACGTGGTTATAATGCATTCCAAATAAAAGAACTTATGAAATATTCATCTACTTCTGAGATTGATAATGTTTATGGTCTCTCAAGTGCAAGTAAAATACAGGCTTACAAAGATATCAAAACTAGCTTGAAATAA
- a CDS encoding DUF261 family protein codes for MKITQNNPNLVSAVRQWGCYFLSLHYYVSVFKKLQFSVLDINRNYHNFVKSGCMRSNCYILNPCAVLRRFDISASVRWEGPVYRCLDGEFEISEVKIKNTPGYHFIATNLSSVLYDSLSLKERGREYNVTSKRVFRKI; via the coding sequence ATGAAAATAACGCAAAATAACCCAAATTTAGTCTCAGCAGTACGTCAGTGGGGATGTTACTTTTTATCCCTTCATTATTACGTATCAGTTTTTAAAAAGTTGCAGTTTAGTGTTCTTGATATAAATAGGAATTATCATAACTTTGTTAAGTCAGGGTGTATGAGAAGTAATTGTTATATTCTAAATCCATGCGCTGTACTGAGACGGTTTGATATCAGTGCAAGTGTGAGGTGGGAGGGACCTGTTTACAGATGTTTAGATGGAGAATTTGAGATAAGTGAAGTTAAAATAAAAAATACACCAGGATATCATTTTATAGCAACTAATTTGTCTTCTGTACTTTATGATTCACTCTCTCTTAAAGAGCGAGGAAGGGAGTATAATGTTACGTCTAAACGTGTGTTTAGAAAAATATAA